The DNA window TTTGAGATGAAGGTTTCATTAATCTATAAAAAGAAAAACATTTGGCGAAAATTAGTTGTTCCTTCCTATATTAATTTTGAACAATTGCACTTTATTCTTCAAGTAGCTTTCGGATGGGAAAATAGAAATGATCACAGCTTTTTAATTTTTGATCAAAATGCTGTTATTGCTGTTATAACGGCAGAAGGAATTTCCATACAAGATACTAGAGATGAAAAAGATACCTATCATCATTTAATAGATTACAAAACAGGTATTAAAGAGTATTTTTCTTTGTTTGAAGAAATTCAATATATGTATGATTTTGAAATTGATTTTGTTCACATTATTCAAATTGAAAAAACTGTTCAAGACATGGATTATGTTTTTCCCTTCTGCAAGGATGGATTTGGAACTACGCCCGAAGAAGAAAATGATATGAGCCAAGAACTTTCTTTTAATTTAGATAAGTTAGTTGAAGGTCATAAAAATCGAATTAATTCTACCAGAATGTTTAATAAAGATATTATTAATAAAAGACTGAAAGAAACCTTTAAAGAAGTAAGACGATTTTAATAGGTATAAAAAACTTTCTTCTTTTTGAAAGGATTTTGATTTTATAACACAAAAACGAAAAATTTAACTAAATTCTTATAAAAAAAACAAAAAACTAAAAAAAAATATAAATAAACTATGATATAATCGATATCAAGGCGAGTGATGAAGATGAATGTAAAAGAGTCAATTTTACACGTA is part of the Bacillota bacterium genome and encodes:
- a CDS encoding plasmid pRiA4b ORF-3 family protein, whose protein sequence is MRIGCTKKLVNQLNIQTSDFFEENPFFSWHANIIKVNGKNSILLLNNQTKYAILLYQVYGKDFKKLTFLIQNAIRAAWKREGVKNEIINQYLILAKEIIYTPSSSRSVLSSMHQVKWIAENLEFDMNVNTIEQVSFSLEAAYYMVKFGNNHFFPHDLLYTELLIMTNLKDSVEITSSVFREAFEMKVSLIYKKKNIWRKLVVPSYINFEQLHFILQVAFGWENRNDHSFLIFDQNAVIAVITAEGISIQDTRDEKDTYHHLIDYKTGIKEYFSLFEEIQYMYDFEIDFVHIIQIEKTVQDMDYVFPFCKDGFGTTPEEENDMSQELSFNLDKLVEGHKNRINSTRMFNKDIINKRLKETFKEVRRF